In Pochonia chlamydosporia 170 chromosome 3, whole genome shotgun sequence, the following are encoded in one genomic region:
- a CDS encoding cation efflux family protein (similar to Metarhizium robertsii ARSEF 23 XP_007819646.2): MSAQAGRSTGLAVAACRAQHIQAHWARSRWLPATPAGSDSPWFSRVSGNSATKSAGNSDLSFSNHERSNHNLTPHQCSPDHRRTSYIHADAASAHIHINVLLSSQRTHQPPAALRVTQRPSRLRRTHTHTPLHTQSRFIVQNLSLLSSAAATLPSSSSPFSTCAYLSSNTTPIYTTPNSLSQFACSPSSSPSIVDPTYTIASTRCVLLNLAPVRGRIRKLPTIMGQAVKQTRDHGDHGHGHSHGGHGHHHHHHDSTYLTSANKNDPGVRITRIGLLSNLGMAIAKFIGGWAFNSKSMTADAWHSIADLASDILTLATVSWSLKPPTDRFPMGFGKVESLGSLGVSGMLLVGGFYMGWESAISLYGHFNPEGAHHIFEHIGHGHSHSHNPADLGIPNIHAVWLAAGTILVKEWLYHATMKVARERKSSVLASNAIHHRVDSLTGIVTLAAILGANVVENAAWLDPVGGLLISIMVVKAGYDNTKEAMYELADRSLDDEVKTNVRKQAHRALANVSEGHEAELRDISGTKSGQNYLVDVELAVPGAWTVDDVKDLEDAVRMQVGSKVRGVRRLRVRFVSRDKAVNEKFDEFISGQDALQKPEPEEGENGDAVNHDEKHRH, from the exons ATGTCTGCCCAGGCCGGTCGCTCCACCGGCCTGGCCGTGGCCGCGTGTAGAGCGCAACACATACAGGCACATTGGGCCCGCTCCAGGTGGTTGCCGGCGACACCAGCGGGCAGCGATTCGCCGTGGTTTAGCAGGGTCAGCGGCAACTCGGCCACTAAAAGTGCGGGCAACAGCGATTTGAGCTTCAGCAACCATGAAAGAAGCAACCATAACCTTACCCCCCATCAATGCAGCCCGGACCATCGTCGCACCAGCTACATCCACGCCGATGCAGCTTCAgcccacatccacatcaatGTCCTCCTGAGCTCGCAAAGGacacatcaaccaccagctgCTTTGCGGGTGACGCAGCGTCCCTCACGGTTACGGCGTACACATACGCATACACCTTTGCACACACAATCTCGCTTCATTGTTCAAAATTTGTCACTTTTGTCCTCAGCCGCAGCTACACTTCCCTCGTCGAGCTCGCCCTTTTCCACTTGCGCCTACTTGTCCTCAAACACGACACCCATTTACACCACCCCCAACTCGCTCTCCCAGTTCGCGTGCTCGCCGTCCTCCTCGCCGTCGATAGTCGACCCAACGTATACAATTGCAAGCACACGCTGTGTTTTACTTAACCTCGCACCTGTCCGCGGACGCATCCGCAAGCTGCCTACAATCATGGGCCAGGCCGTGAAGCAGACCCGCGATCATGGTGaccatggtcatggtcaCAGTCACGGGGGTCATggacatcaccaccatcaccacgacAGCACATATCTCACATCCGCCAATAAAAATGACCCTGGCGTACGGATCACGCGAATTGGCTTGTTGTCCAACTTGGGCATGGCAATTGCCAAATTCATCGGCGGATGGGCGTTCAATTCCAAGTCCATGACGGCAGACGCCTGGCATAGCATTGCTGACCTCGCCTCCGATATCCTCACATTGGCAACTGTCTCTTGGAGTTTAAAACCGCCAACCGATCGATTCCCCATGGGATTTGGCAAGGTGGAAAGCTTGGGCTCTCTGGGTGTTTCGGGCATGCTGCTGGTTGGCGGCTTCTACATGGGGTGGGAGAGCGCAATCAGCTTGTACGGTCACTTCAACCCCGAAGGCGCCCATCACATTTTTGAACACATTGGTCACGGCCATAGCCACTCCCATAACCCCGCTGACCTTGGAATCCCCAATATCCACGCCGTTTGGTTGGCTGCCGGTACCATCTTGGTAAAGGAATGGCTGTATCACGCAA CAATGAAAGTTGCGCGGGAACGCAAGTCGTCTGTTCTCGCCTCCAACGCTATTCACCACCGTGTGGACAGTCTCACCGGCATTGTGACGCTGGCTGCTATCCTGGGCGCCAACGTTGTCGAGAACGCTGCCTGGCTGGACCCTGTGGGCGGACTCCTCATCTCCATTATGGTTGTCAAGGCCGGGTATGATAACACAAAGGAAGCCATGTACGAGCTAGCAGACCGCAGCCTCGATGACGAGGTCAAGACCAATGTCCGCAAGCAAGCACACCGGGCATTGGCCAATGTTAGCGAGGGTCATGAAGCCGAACTCCGTGACATTAGCGGCACCAAGTCGGGGCAAAACTACCTCGTTGATGTCGAATTGGCCGTGCCCGGTGCATGGACGGTAGATGACGTCAAAGACCTAGAGGATGCGGTGCGCATGCAAGTTGGCAGTAAAGTGCGCGGCGTGAGACGTCTTCGTGTGCGGTTTGTATCGCGCGACAAGGCGGTAAATGAGAAGTTTGATGAATTCATTTCAGGACAGGACGCTCTTCAGAAGCCGGAGCCGGAGGAGGGAGAGAATGGTGACGCTGTGAACCACGACGAGAAGCATAGACATTAG
- a CDS encoding SIR2 family histone deacetylase-like protein (similar to Thielavia terrestris NRRL 8126 XP_003655846.1): protein MRKPLMRIPYTDILASPTILPASATTIQGGLAALVNFFQAPPPNNLPDSTVVLTGAGLSVASGLADYRGVKGTYRVNKSYRPIYHYEFVSNHEARKRYWARSFLGWSTLHKAAPNAGHYAIRDLGNFGLIRSVITQNVDSFHPKAHPQIPSLELHGYLRSTVCTSCKTEYSRDEFQNQLARLNPRWDALLQEAIASGALDTESTEERRFKGLKANPDGDVDLPEAPYTTFRYPPCPKCLADPPESVGGQRHVVEVDSDGAWAAPSTAGILKPAVVMFGESIASHVKTAAEEAIDGAGRLLVLGTSLATYSAWRLAKRAKDRGMPIAIVNMGGVRGEDHFFADLDPLQTGEQGVRVELLTDQLLPGLVTRLRQTGVASLHHPPGNVRLENSTVFKDMLS from the coding sequence ATGCGGAAACCTCTTATGCGGATTCCATATACGGACATACTAGCATCTCCTACTATCCTCCCAGCTTCTGCCACAACCATTCAGGGTGGCCTAGCTGCCCTGGTCAACTTTTTCCAGGCGCCGCCTCCCAACAACCTCCCAGACTCAACCGTTGTTCTCACAGGCGCGGGGTTGTCGGTTGCCTCTGGCCTTGCAGACTACCGCGGCGTCAAAGGTACCTACCGAGTAAACAAGTCTTATCGTCCTATATATCACTACGAGTTTGTTAGCAACCATGAAGCACGCAAGAGATACTGGGCCCGGAGCTTCCTGGGTTGGTCAACGCTTCACAAGGCAGCACCCAATGCGGGTCATTATGCAATTAGAGACTTAGGGAATTTTGGTTTGATTCGGAGTGTTATTACACAGAATGTTGATTCATTCCATCCCAAAGCCCATCCACAAATACCCTCTCTCGAGCTTCATGGCTACCTGAGGTCCACCGTCTGCACCAGCTGCAAGACCGAATATTCACGAGATGAATTTCAAAACCAACTGGCCCGTCTCAATCCGCGGTGGGACGCTCTCCTGCAAGAAGCTATTGCCTCTGGTGCTTTGGATACGGAGAGTACCGAAGAGCGGAGATTCAAGGGCCTGAAGGCAAACCCCGATGGCGATGTCGACCTCCCAGAAGCGCCTTACACAACCTTTAGATATCCGCCTTGCCCCAAATGCTTAGCTGACCCACCAGAAAGTGTCGGCGGTCAGAGACATGTTGTCGAGGTCGATTCTGATGGAGCGTGGGCAGCACCAAGCACAGCTGGTATTCTCAAGCCAGCCGTCGTCATGTTTGGAGAGAGTATCGCAAGTCATGTCAAGACTGCTGCCGAAGAAGCCATTGACGGAGCTGGGAGGCTGCTTGTTTTAGGAACGTCTCTCGCAACCTACTCGGCCTGGCGGTTGGCCAAACGGGCCAAAGATCGAGGAATGCCCATCGCCATTGTCAATATGGGCGGTGTGAGAGGAGAGGATCACTTCTTCGCGGATCTAGATCCGCTGCAAACGGGCGAACAAGGAGTAAGAGTCGAATTGTTGACAGACCAACTCCTCCCGGGCCTTGTTACTCGACTGAGACAAACTGGAGTTGCGTCCTTACACCACCCACCCGGGAATGTCCGCTTGGAGAACTCGACCGTCTTTAAGGACATGCTGTCTTGA
- a CDS encoding separin (similar to Aspergillus terreus NIH2624 XP_001215618.1) — protein sequence MASLQASADTVKAAVSSITTCTPATVVTLKELLLIEAESPVPSSKPGSRAVKAATATKSSKASTATRKSATAQSRDERLNSRDKAVLATHVINAALKALAEASKPQPPSTPCKQVENAPQAASKRTLRRSLSAPLSPMQPRTLNRVATSPSVSIVKAKAPLPAQSTGCLAIVECARTAFASLRSLKPSTQDAQYDFQVENGMSAFIGKLLALNLHDQALKEMKILKLRLEPAAASTEAAKTSENKSTALGIADLLEFRKKVSTQTLPIITSLQIQILKLVGATKKPAHIEALLPMLLEKNPSCPANLLSKLADKGGKEAQKAARQMASLSQTLLSMLPSVSSQEDTVAAEPRLSPIPHIAFELQALAFRTQLKWWRWARHQGDVDSEVLAPFSRCMRAFARRHKHDDKFLYRSLAASYEELMQIIRSHKLEPMATSKSPLSSIYQVLGSAAHAARQYDGACCWFESLKATLSSETDSVVVLCSVSARILAAALKKEELEANIEPAIQGVTDSLGGSLSGTVTELNELLDSLSATRRSVVGLLMKELDNKVASEPVPQTTSALLKNFVLRYPRFLRRWMGTPPGKDAPAKQILQFDQRKQVIMQSINQVLDATLMVVKCEIQSGALEWHQIDDVLQHCTGLLGSVSDPSLSSARMEQLGTYHVKISTLYFSKFVELRKIKNRTKDLNKQLLQSLSRSIDAVKERSSAEKEKAQLSMKLELFADLCKGSGRSEDAVGTLRSICTNMAEDGVLSDVAMALSNLPPALAWAMTEKSASLSRTLRSIAKLDKSWNDWTFFLPETERAAVLEHLMHLSAEAPGHGQPLRLQDPSPAALLRIYSLDKYPIRRFRVLLHLFYQSIGEDEGLEELASNLDQVSRQLQKKDKGEDGSLAQFIPHLQAYYSSLEALAESDSRFPVAVIKDNISCWKAILGSHQSKDDLYTKIDNPTTLIGFLQTLNHLADLRGETELQISISELSIALSKAVTAHSGSFHDGLILQNSHLATQYVSIGKFAQASGALEISKELLDHNEGVSQRVVADFYLSQAEYYAGVGSLDEALNCVDKANNICGESYSAWAQSKSQANLMISMSALIQSTISLRTGNIEEALSSIRTGVRMLSHEWTRMETALTNSDSSVSEISSTTLDLKQSKLKTAGPRFWGLAVPLLRCLLHISSVYAHIGMFQETIYYAESAWKIAESTQSSLYRAQVTAWTGSVYLKAGNLVKALDTLAGAKNHIPNSICSSRVHFARKLGELYSEIGDEDKANEYLTIAEETLQLLGDTPKSSSIEDRSTAPTAKTKTTGARAVRVARTTKAKPAAATRLTKRPVTAAKTKATGADAVAHLPEDVYQSSLLAAVLLSRAIGYIQRKDWSLALSTLQQAKELPKLFGTLSLEQIVTATSLIGHSMEQMISDPVFSVMQDSTISFPAIASSVGRASMDKNSLATSPPRRGRAAAGDKKTTKDKVTGPAFADALRQAQDILIEAHRSTLSTADSGMVHRLSTLLQNTIILLSATSASKAKPMLSSGLAIVAVDLGRNITWMREQNTLMVSSGASANGSSISEAPPKSVQGPATSLAPDMAGFQTDYVDLLPKNWSVISLSLSDSCHDLSITKLQAGHSPFILRLPLERANSRDADAEVFNFQHGREELLDIIKLANETSHSARDFSAKGERSAWWAERESLDTRLKDLLLTVETTWLGGFKGIFSQHQRRADLLARFQKSFHQILDGSLPSRNRLRGKKSAKTSSVNLDPRILDLFIGLGDPTDPDCDFDEALNDLLYFVVDILQFHGERNAYDEIDFDAMVVETYDALRGYYAALNAGSEREAGSHTILVLDKALHAFPWESLPCMEGLAVSRVPSLACLRRLITESNMRSASASTSVPEGHCVSPALGTYILNPSSDLKNTQAFFQPTFKTLKSWNSIVNKSPQESEFEDALSKSDILVYFGHGSGAQYIRGKTVRRLEKCRPATFLMGCSSAALTEAGEFECYGAVWNYMMAGCPAVVGTLWDVTDRDIDRFAGRTFEEWGLFPQGTFKEDEKKKKGRSKKGGVDVDGSDDDGIASDGSRPASPALSWASSLPEAVAKARDACKFKYLNAAAVVVYGIPVYINREE from the exons ATGGCTTCATTACAAGCATCAGCCGACACCGTGAAGGCGGCAGTGTCATCCATCACGACATGCACCCCGGCGACCGTTGTCACTCTCAAGGAACTACTTCTTATCGAGGCAGAATCACCTGTACCGTCTAGCAAACCAGGATCAAGAGCAGTCAAAGCTGCAACTGCGACCAAATCTTCAAAAGCCAGCACCGCGACAAGGAAATCTGCCACCGCGCAGTCACGCGATGAGCGACTCAACTCACGAGATAAGGCTGTTTTAGCCACGCATGTTATCAATGCGGCGCTGAAGGCACTTGCGGAAGCCTCAAAACCCCAACCTCCGTCGACTCCCTGCAAACAAGTCGAGAATGCTCCTCAAGCGGCTTCTAAACGAACATTGAGGCGATCGTTGTCAGCACCATTGTCGCCAATGCAACCAAGAACCTTGAATCGCGTAGCAACCTCCCCAAGCGTGTCTATAGTCAAAGCAAAAGCTCCGTTGCCTGCTCAATCGACAGGATGTTTGGCGATTGTCGAATGCGCGCGAACAGCATTTGCTTCCCTGCGCTCACTGAAACCATCCACGCAGGACGCCCAGTACGACTTCCAGGTGGAAAATGGCATGTCCGCATTTATCGGGAAACTGCTGGCTTTAAACTTGCATGACCAGGCGCTAAAGGAAATGAAAATACTAAAACTAAGATTagagcctgctgctgctaGCACCGAAGCCGCGAAAACGTCTGAAAATAAATCTACCGCCCTGGGAATTGCCGATCTGCTTGAGTTTCGGAAAAAAGTCTCGACGCAAACGCTTCCAATCATTACTTCACTGCAAATTCAAATCCTCAAGCTTGTCGGCGCCACGAAAAAGCCTGCCCATATTGAGGCACTGCTGCCGATGCTTCTAGAGAAGAACCCATCCTGCCCGGCCAATCTGTTGTCAAAACTTGCGGATaaaggaggcaaagaagCTCAAAAGGCTGCCCGACAAATGGCTTCACTGTCACAGACTCTTctgtcaatgctgccaagtgTCTCTAGTCAGGAGGACACGGTTGCGGCCGAACCTCGATTGAGCCCCATTCCTCATATTGCATTTGAGCTTCAAGCGTTGGCCTTTAGAACACAGCTCAAGTGGTGGAGATGGGCTCGGCACCAAGGTGACGTTGACAGCGAAGTTTTGGCTCCTTTCAGCCGCTGCATGCGTGCTTTCGCAAGACGCCACAAGCACGACGACAAATTCCTATACCGATCCTTGGCAGCATCCTATGAAGAATTGATGCAAATTATTCGCTCCCATAAGCTGGAGCCAATGGCAACCTCCAAGTCACCGCTATCCTCCATATATCAAGTTCTCGGATCCGCCGCTCATGCTGCACGACAGTACGATGGTGCGTGCTGTTGGTTTGAGAGCCTGAAGGCCACCTTGAGCTCAGAAACAGACtctgtggtggtgttgtgctcGGTCTCTGCACGGATTCTTGCTGctgcgttgaagaaggaagaattggaggccaacattgaaccagcTATTCAAGGAGTCACTGACAGCCTGGGGGGTAGCCTGAGTGGTACCGTCACTGAGCTCAACGAGCTACTGGACAGCCTGTCGGCCACGAGGCGATCTGTCGTTGgattgttgatgaaggaGCTCGATAACAAGGTCGCATCTGAACCAGTGCCTCAGACAACGAGTGCTCTTTTGAAGAATTTTGTGCTTCGATACCCGCGATTTCTGCGACGATGGATGGGAACGCCTCCTGGAAAGGATGCTCCTGCAAAGCAGATCCTGCAGTTTGATCAGCGCAAACAAGTCATCAtgcaatcaatcaatcaggTACTCGATGCAACTTTGATGGTTGTCAAGTGCGAGATTCAATCTGGCGCTCTcgaatggcatcaaattgacGATGTCCTTCAGCATTGCACCGGGCTACTCGGCTCCGTATCGGATCCATCACTTTCCTCCGCGAGAATGGAGCAACTTGGCACCTATCATGTCAAGATATCTACGTTGTACTTTTCCAAGTTTGTGGAGCTGCGCAAGATTAAGAATCGGACTAAAGACCTCAACAAGCAGCTCCTACAGTCTCTAAGCCGTTCCATTGACGCTGTAAAGGAACGATCTTCTGCCGAGAAAGAAAAGGCACAGTTGTCcatgaagctggagcttttCGCAGATTTATGCAAGGGATCTGGCAGAAGCGAAGATGCAGTTGGAACACTACGATCCATATGTACCAACATGGCAGAGGATGGTGTCCTCTCTGACGTTGCCATGGCCCTGTCAAATCTACCTCCCGCTCTCGCCTGGGCCATGACGGAAAAGTCCGCTTCCCTCTCACGTACTTTGCGGTCAATCGCCAAGCTGGATAAATCGTGGAATGATTGGACGTTTTTCCTCCCGGAAACCGAACGAGCCGCCGTGCTTGAGCATCTCATGCACTTGAGCGCTGAAGCACCAGGTCACGGGCAGCCTCTCCGACTCCAAGACCCGAGCCCAGCAGCGCTACTTCGAATATACTCCCTTGATAAATATCCGATTCGGCGGTTCCGAGTCTTACTTCACCTGTTCTATCAGAGTATTGGAGAGGATGAAGGTCTAGAAGAGCTTGCGTCGAACTTGGACCAAGTTTCTCGACAACTTcaaaagaaggacaagggTGAAGACGGCTCCCTAGCACAATTTATCCCCCACCTCCAAGCATATTATTCTTCCCTGGAAGCTCTAGCCGAAAGTGACAGCAGATTCCCAGTGGCGGTGATTAAGGATAATATCTCTTGCTGGAAGGCGATACTCGGTTCGCATCAATCGAAGGATGATTTATACACCAAGATCGACAACCCGACAACATTAATTGGATTTTTGCAGACCTTGAACCACCTGGCTGATCTCCGTGGCGAGACTGAGCTTCAGATCTCTATTTCGGAGCTTTCCATTGCCTTATCCAAAGCCGTAACGGCACACTCTGGATCATTTCATGATGGTTTGATTCTCCAAAATAGCCACCTAGCAACACAGTATGTCAGCATCGGCAAGTTTGCTCAAGCGTCTGGTGCGCTGGAAATTTCTAAAGAACTTCTTGATCATAATGAGGGAGTGTCGCAGCGGGTTGTTGCCGACTTTTACCTGTCTCAAGCGGAGTACTACGCAGGCGTCGGCAGCTTAGATGAAGC ATTAAATTGCGTCGACAAGGCAAATAACATTTGTGGCGAATCGTATTCAGCCTGGGCACAATCGAAATCACAAGCCAATTTGATGATTTCCATGTCCGCCCTCATCCAGTCTACAATTTCTCTCCGGACTGGCAATATTGAGGAAGCACTATCATCCATCCGAACTGGTGTTCGCATGCTTTCTCATGAATGGACCAGAATGGAGACAGCATTGACAAACTCCGATTCAAGCGTATCCGAAATCAGCTCAACCACTCTTGACCTGAAGCAATCGAAACTCAAGACTGCCGGTCCACGTTTTTGGGGACTTGCGGTGCCACTTCTCCGCTGTCTTTTACATATATCATCCGTGTATGCGCATATCGGAATGTTCCAGGAGACCATTTATTATGCCGAATCTGCATGGAAAATAGCCGAGAGCACCCAATCCTCGCTGTATCGCGCACAAGTCACTGCATGGACTGGGTCCGTATACCTCAAAGCGGGCAATCTAGTCAAAGCCCTTGACACTTTGGCCGGAGCCAAGAACCATATTCCTAACAGTATTTGCTCGTCTCGGGTTCACTTTGCCCGAAAACTGGGCGAACTGTACTCTGAAATAGGcgacgaggacaaggccaatgAGTATCTTACAATTGCAGAAGAAACTCTTCAGCTACTGGGTGATACTCCCAAAAGTTCCTCCATCGAAGACAGGTCGACGGCGCCAACAGCGaagacaaagacaacagGTGCCAGAGCTGTACGAGTTGCACGAACGACCAAAGCCAAGCCTGCCGCAGCTACCCGACTTACAAAACGGCCAGTCACAGCAGCGAAAACCAAAGCGACAGGAGCAGACGCTGTCGCTCATTTGCCCGAGGATGTCTATCAGTCGTCCTTGCTTGCAGCCGTTCTCCTTTCTAGAGCAATTGGATACATACAGAGGAAGGATTGGTCGTTGGCTTTGTCAACTCTGCAACAGGCAAAGGAGCTGCCCAAACTGTTCGGCACTCTCTCGCTGGAACAGATTGTTACCGCAACATCACTCATCGGCCATAGCATGGAACAGATGATTTCGGACCCAGTGTTCTCCGTTATGCAAGACTCTACAATCTCGTTTCCCGCTATAGCTAGCAGCGTGGGTAGGGCATCAATGGACAAGAATAGCTTGGCTACGTCGCCTCCCCGACGCGGACGCGCCGCAGCCGGTGACAAGAAGACTACCAAGGACAAAGTCACCGGTCCTGCATTTGCTGACGCTCTCAGGCAAGCTCAGGATATATTGATAGAAGCCCATAGATCTACCTTGTCGACGGCTGACAGTGGCATGGTCCACCGACTCTCAACATTGCTACAAAATACCATTATACTGCTGTCGGCAACATCGGCCTCCAAGGCGAAGCCGATGCtctcgtctggtcttgcGATAGTGGCGGTCGATTTGGGCCGCAATATTACCTGGATGCGGGAACAAAATACACTTATGGTTTCGTCGGGTGCCTCTGCGAATGGATCATCTATATCTGAGGCACCGCCAAAAAGCGTCCAGGGACCTGCTACGAGCCTTGCTCCGGACATGGCAGGGTTTCAAACGGATTACGTCGACTTGCTGCCAAAAAACTGGAGTGTCATTTCGCTGTCTTTGAGTGACAGTTGCCATGATCTTTCGATTACCAAGTTGCAAGCCGGCCACTCTCCCTTCATCCTGCGCTTACCGCTCGAAAGAGCCAACTCACGCGACGCAGATGCTGAAGTATTCAATTTCCAGCATGGACGTGAAGAACTTCTTGACATCATTAAACTAGCCAATGAGACCAGCCACTCCGCGCGAGACTTTTCAGCAAAGGGCGAGCGAAGTGCGTGGTGGGCCGAACGCGAATCCCtggacaccagactcaaggACCTCTTGTTGACAGTTGAGacaacttggcttggcgGTTTCAAAGGCATCTTTTCTCAGCATCAGAGAAGAGCCGATTTGTTGGCGCGTTTCCAGAAGAGTTTCCATCAGATCCTTGATGGAAGCCTTCCGTCCCGAAACAGATTGCGCGGCAAAAAGTCCGCTAAGACATCGTCTGTTAATCTTGATCCACGAATCCTCGATCTTTTTATTGGCCTTGGCGACCCGACGGATCCGGACTgtgactttgacgaggcGCTCAACGATTTGCTTTATTTCGTTGTGGATATTTTACAGTTTCACGGAGAGAGAAACGCATACGACGAGATTGATTtcgatgccatggttgttgagaCGTACGATGCTCTGCGAGGATATTATGCGGCTCTAAATGCAGGATCGGAGCGAGAGGCAGGCTCTCATACCATCCTCGTCTTGGACAAAGCGCTCCATGCATTTCCATGGGAATCACTGCCTTGCATGGAAGGGCTGGCCGTATCACGAGTCCCATCACTAGCTTGCCTACGACGACTTATTACGGAATCTAACATGAGAAGTGCTTCTGCTTCCACCAGCGTCCCAGAGGGTCACTGTGTTTCCCCAGCACTCGGAACATATATCCTCAACCCATCATCCGACCTAAAGAACACACAAGCGTTCTTCCAGCCTACATTCAAGACCCTCAAGAGCTGGAACAGCATTGTCAACAAGTCTCCGCAAGAGTCTGAGTTTGAAGACGCTCTCTCCAAGTCAGATATACTAGTCTACTTTGGTCATGGTAGCGGTGCTCAATATATCCGCGGCAAAACTGTTCGTCGCCTCGAGAAATGTCGACCGGCAACATTCCTCATGGGATGCAGCTCAGCCGCACTTACAGAAGCCGGGGAATTCGAGTGCTATGGCGCTGTGTGGAACTACATGATGGCTGGATGTCCCGCCGTGGTAGGCACGCTGTGGGACGTGACTGATCGTGATATTGACCGATTTGCGGGACGGACCTTCGAAGAGTGGGGTCTATTCCCCCAAGGTACATTCAAagaggatgagaagaagaagaaggggcGCAGCAAAAAGGGCggcgtggatgttgatggtagcgatgatgatggcattgcCTCAGACGGGTCGCGAccggcatcaccagcacTATCTTGGGCGTCCTCATTGCCTGAAGCTGTGGCCAAGGCGAGAGATGCTTGCAAGTTCAAGTATTTGAATGcggcggctgtggtcgtTTACGGTATTCCCGTGTATATCAATCGTGAGGAGTAG